In one window of Chitinophagales bacterium DNA:
- a CDS encoding aconitate hydratase, translating into MAFDIEMIRKVYSEMPAKVDAAKKALGRPLTLAEKILFAHLHTDMQLADFERGKSYVDFAPDRVAMQDATAQMALLQFMQAGRPKVAVPSTVHCDHLIVAKDNSKTDLDRAVNESKEVYDFLASVSNKYGIGFWKPGAGIIHQVVLENYAFPGGMMIGTDSHTVNAGGLGMIAIGVGGADACDVMAGLPWELKWPKLIGVKLTGKLNGWTAPKDVILKVAGILTVKGGTGAIVEYFGEGATSMSCTGKGTICNMGAEIGATTSTFGYDASMSRYLKATGREEIANLADQISSYLTGDAEVYANPEKYFDQVIEINLSELEPHLNGPFTPDLATPISKMKEMAAANNWPVKVEVGLIGSCTNSSYEDISRAVSLAKQVKEKGLKTKAEFTITPGSEQVRYTIERDGYLDTFAEIGATVFANACGPCIGMWERMGAEKQERNTIVHSFNRNFAKRADGNPNTLAFVASPELVTALAIAGDLTFNPITDTLTNEKGEQVKLDPPSGDELPVKGFAVEDAGYQAPAADGSGVQVAVDPASKRLQLLDPFAAWEGTDLKGLKLLIKAKGKCTTDHISMAGPWLKFRGHLDNISNNLLIGAVNFFNEKTDNVKNQLTGEYGPVPATQRAYKAAGIGSIVVGDENYGEGSSREHAAMEPRHLGVRVVLTKSFARIHETNLKKQGMLALTFANKEDYDKIQEDDSIDVIGLTSFAPGQPLQLVLNHKDGSSDTIVANHTYNQQQIEWFKAGAALNIIRKQVAGN; encoded by the coding sequence ATGGCTTTTGATATTGAAATGATCAGAAAGGTGTATAGCGAGATGCCTGCCAAAGTAGACGCTGCCAAAAAAGCGTTAGGCCGTCCGCTCACCCTCGCAGAGAAGATACTCTTCGCACACCTGCACACAGACATGCAACTTGCTGATTTTGAGAGAGGTAAGTCTTATGTAGATTTTGCCCCAGACCGTGTTGCCATGCAGGATGCTACTGCCCAGATGGCCTTGCTGCAGTTCATGCAGGCTGGTCGTCCTAAGGTGGCTGTGCCTTCAACCGTACACTGCGATCACCTGATCGTTGCCAAAGACAATAGCAAAACAGACTTGGACAGAGCTGTGAATGAGAGCAAAGAAGTGTATGATTTTCTGGCCTCAGTTTCCAACAAATACGGTATCGGCTTCTGGAAGCCAGGTGCTGGTATCATCCACCAGGTGGTATTGGAAAACTATGCTTTCCCCGGTGGTATGATGATTGGTACCGATAGCCATACGGTGAATGCCGGTGGTTTGGGTATGATTGCCATTGGTGTGGGCGGTGCAGATGCCTGCGACGTCATGGCCGGCCTTCCTTGGGAACTGAAATGGCCTAAGTTGATTGGTGTGAAACTCACCGGTAAACTGAATGGCTGGACTGCTCCTAAAGATGTAATCTTAAAAGTAGCTGGTATCCTTACCGTAAAAGGTGGTACCGGTGCAATCGTTGAATATTTTGGTGAAGGTGCTACCAGCATGAGCTGTACTGGTAAAGGCACTATCTGTAACATGGGTGCAGAGATTGGTGCCACCACTTCTACCTTTGGTTACGATGCCAGCATGAGCCGTTACCTGAAAGCAACAGGTCGCGAAGAAATCGCTAACCTGGCTGATCAAATCAGCAGCTACCTTACCGGTGATGCAGAAGTATATGCCAACCCGGAAAAATACTTCGATCAAGTCATCGAAATCAACCTGAGTGAACTGGAACCACATTTGAACGGACCATTTACACCAGACCTCGCTACGCCAATTTCTAAGATGAAAGAAATGGCTGCAGCCAACAACTGGCCGGTGAAAGTAGAAGTAGGTTTGATTGGTAGCTGTACCAACTCTTCTTATGAAGATATCAGCCGTGCGGTAAGCTTGGCCAAGCAGGTGAAAGAAAAAGGACTCAAGACCAAAGCTGAGTTCACTATTACACCTGGTTCTGAACAAGTACGTTATACCATCGAGCGTGATGGCTATCTGGATACATTCGCTGAAATTGGTGCAACGGTATTCGCAAATGCCTGCGGCCCTTGCATTGGTATGTGGGAACGTATGGGTGCTGAAAAGCAAGAGCGCAACACCATCGTACACTCTTTCAACAGAAACTTTGCGAAGCGTGCTGATGGCAACCCCAACACATTGGCCTTTGTTGCTTCACCAGAACTGGTAACAGCATTGGCGATTGCAGGTGATTTGACTTTCAACCCAATTACAGATACACTTACCAACGAAAAAGGAGAACAAGTAAAATTGGATCCCCCTTCTGGTGATGAATTGCCTGTAAAAGGTTTTGCAGTGGAAGATGCTGGCTACCAAGCACCAGCTGCTGATGGTAGTGGTGTACAAGTAGCAGTTGACCCAGCGAGCAAGCGCTTGCAATTATTGGATCCATTTGCAGCTTGGGAAGGAACAGACCTGAAAGGTTTGAAACTACTGATCAAAGCAAAGGGCAAGTGTACAACCGACCATATCTCTATGGCTGGTCCATGGTTGAAATTCCGTGGCCACTTAGACAATATCTCTAATAACCTCTTGATTGGTGCGGTGAACTTCTTCAACGAGAAGACAGATAATGTGAAGAACCAACTCACTGGTGAATACGGTCCTGTACCTGCTACACAGCGTGCGTACAAAGCTGCAGGCATCGGTAGTATCGTAGTAGGTGATGAAAACTATGGTGAAGGTTCTTCTCGCGAACATGCGGCCATGGAACCTCGCCACTTGGGTGTGCGTGTGGTACTGACAAAATCTTTTGCACGTATCCACGAAACCAACCTGAAGAAGCAAGGTATGCTGGCACTCACTTTTGCCAACAAAGAAGATTACGATAAGATTCAGGAAGATGATAGCATCGATGTAATTGGTTTAACCAGCTTTGCACCTGGTCAGCCTTTGCAACTGGTGCTCAACCATAAGGATGGTAGCAGCGATACCATTGTTGCTAACCATACGTACAACCAACAGCAGATTGAGTGGTTCAAAGCAGGTGCTGCCTTGAACATCATTCGCAAGCAGGTTGCAGGTAATTAA
- the kdsA gene encoding 3-deoxy-8-phosphooctulonate synthase gives MIPAYLQEKFSKQSYDPNNFFLIAGPCVVESEELVMEIAEKVYGICKKLGIPYVFKASYRKANRTSASSFTGLGDDLGLSLIKKTGDTFGLPTTSDIHAHEEAAMAAPFIDILQIPAFLCRQTDLLIAAAETGKIVNVKKGQFVSGEAMKFAVEKIRKAGNEQVMLTERGTTFGYQDLVVDYRNIPLMQAHGTPVIMDCTHSLQQPNQTSGVTGGNPQLIGTIAKAAIAAGADGLFIETHPNPAVAKSDGANMLRLDLLEDLLVQLVKLRKAVV, from the coding sequence ATGATACCCGCCTACCTGCAGGAAAAATTCAGCAAGCAATCCTATGATCCCAACAATTTCTTCCTGATCGCAGGCCCCTGCGTGGTAGAAAGCGAAGAACTGGTGATGGAAATTGCGGAGAAAGTCTACGGTATCTGTAAAAAATTAGGCATCCCTTACGTGTTCAAAGCTAGCTATCGCAAAGCCAACAGAACCAGTGCTAGTTCATTTACCGGCTTGGGCGATGATTTGGGTTTATCGTTGATTAAAAAGACGGGCGATACTTTCGGCCTGCCCACTACTTCAGACATCCACGCCCACGAAGAAGCAGCGATGGCTGCCCCATTCATTGATATTCTGCAGATTCCTGCTTTTTTGTGCCGACAAACTGACCTGCTGATTGCCGCTGCAGAAACAGGTAAGATCGTAAATGTGAAGAAGGGCCAGTTCGTGAGTGGTGAAGCCATGAAGTTTGCTGTAGAGAAAATCCGCAAAGCAGGTAACGAGCAAGTGATGTTGACAGAACGCGGTACTACTTTCGGTTATCAGGACTTGGTGGTTGATTATCGCAATATTCCACTCATGCAGGCACATGGTACGCCAGTGATCATGGACTGCACGCACAGCTTACAACAACCCAACCAAACATCTGGTGTAACTGGTGGCAACCCACAACTGATTGGTACGATAGCCAAAGCGGCAATTGCAGCTGGTGCTGATGGATTGTTTATTGAAACACACCCAAATCCTGCTGTAGCCAAAAGCGATGGCGCCAATATGCTGCGCTTAGACTTATTGGAGGATTTACTTGTTCAGTTAGTAAAACTGAGAAAAGCAGTAGTGTAA
- a CDS encoding L-threonine 3-dehydrogenase — translation MSHPKERILVIGACGQIGVELTLALRKIYGSANVIASDLREENPLLHGTGPYVSLDVMNKEMLHVQVIRQNITQIYLLAAILSATGEKNPNLAWHLNMQGLLNVLDIAREEKLSKIYWPSSIAVFGPTSPKQQCPQQTIIEPTTVYGISKYAGEFWCNYYFQRFGVDVRSLRYPGLISYKSAPGGGTTDYAVEIYHDALEDKSYECFLREDTYLPMMYMPDAIRATIELMEAPAERISVRTSYNLSGMSFSPKEIAASIQKYIPEFSISYAPDYRQSIADSWPQSIDDSVARRDWGWKQEFDLDKMTADMLQNLKK, via the coding sequence ATGTCACATCCCAAAGAACGTATTCTCGTCATTGGCGCTTGCGGTCAGATTGGTGTTGAATTAACCCTTGCGCTCCGTAAAATCTATGGCAGTGCCAATGTGATTGCATCAGACCTGCGCGAAGAAAACCCGTTGTTGCATGGTACCGGACCCTATGTGAGTCTGGATGTGATGAACAAGGAAATGCTCCATGTACAGGTAATTCGTCAGAATATCACACAGATATATCTGCTTGCAGCCATTCTTTCAGCAACAGGAGAGAAGAATCCGAATCTTGCATGGCATTTGAATATGCAGGGCTTATTGAATGTGTTGGATATCGCGCGTGAAGAGAAGCTGAGCAAAATATACTGGCCAAGTAGTATTGCGGTGTTTGGACCAACATCACCTAAACAACAATGTCCGCAGCAAACCATTATTGAACCTACTACGGTTTATGGTATCAGTAAATATGCTGGCGAGTTTTGGTGTAATTATTATTTCCAGCGCTTTGGTGTGGATGTGCGTAGTCTGCGTTATCCTGGTTTGATCAGTTATAAATCAGCACCTGGTGGTGGTACAACGGATTATGCAGTGGAGATTTATCACGATGCATTGGAAGACAAATCTTATGAGTGCTTTTTACGAGAAGATACCTATCTGCCCATGATGTATATGCCGGATGCGATTCGTGCAACAATTGAGTTAATGGAAGCACCAGCTGAGCGCATCTCTGTGCGTACATCTTATAATTTATCAGGTATGAGTTTCTCGCCTAAGGAAATTGCAGCGTCTATTCAAAAGTATATTCCAGAATTCAGCATTAGCTATGCGCCTGATTATCGTCAGAGTATTGCGGACAGCTGGCCGCAAAGTATTGATGACAGTGTGGCGCGTCGCGACTGGGGCTGGAAGCAAGAGTTTGATTTGGATAAAATGACTGCAGATATGCTGCAGAATCTCAAAAAGTAA
- a CDS encoding PspC domain-containing protein: MNRLRAILEMHAFGVCAALGERFGIASAKIRTWFIYISFLTMGSPVIIYMVMAFWMNLKRYMLFSKRNPIKYW, from the coding sequence ATGAACAGGTTGAGAGCCATCCTAGAAATGCACGCATTTGGTGTTTGTGCCGCCTTGGGCGAACGCTTTGGTATAGCCAGTGCCAAAATCAGGACCTGGTTTATTTATATCTCCTTTCTTACAATGGGATCGCCTGTCATCATTTATATGGTGATGGCATTCTGGATGAACCTGAAACGCTATATGCTTTTCAGTAAAAGAAATCCAATCAAATACTGGTAA